In one window of Acidobacteriota bacterium DNA:
- a CDS encoding PAS domain S-box protein, whose amino-acid sequence MTSPAAATGFGPRLTAWSQGSFALVVVACLLSLASANIWLRASWTEAEDGVLWTTRAEGVVAVEVAPLGAGANAGLQAGDLLLAIDGRPVDRAEQVVDSLHRSRAGDRLEYTVLRQGQEALRHLALQPVPQGHRSLYFVLAGIAVFTLLVGCSVRLRRPSDPATLHFFWLTVAFFGVFAFSFSGRLDRLDWFFYWADVVALLVLPPLFVHFALVFPDRPTAWARSHAGRTLLPLLYLPAGALGVAKVMAVLRGSESPLFTTVLQGLDRLELLHLSAGLVAGFAIMGRALGRIRSVTARRQLRWIVWGTAVGAVPFALAYLAPVAAGFAPWPGVEWLALALGLVPLAFASAVVRYRLADVEVIIKRGVVYAVAISAIAAIYAVLLKLANEFFFAGGDQSHSVIAVLATLVVVLLAPLVKNSIQTTLDRAYYRDRYDYRRALLGFARDLNADLDIERLAAKLVERVRTTLVLDRMALLIAPADGSGDWVPLNAEGFEPHRRVRVPQATGVGGRLTDGHIVSLDEPQTLRRFAASEVAHWRDLGLHYFVPCVSKDRTIAVLALGGKESSEPLNSEDMELLAAVAGQVATAIENGRLYHQLRVKADELNRLREFSENIIASLNDGLLVMGLDDRIVRWNPALESLYGVSRTEAAGQPVDAVFPEPFVTALRAARQEGRAGAGALLRVSLESRHADGPRPLLVNVAIAPLRTPDHAVAGTIVILEDTTTRVKLEEQLQISEKMASIGLLAAGVAHEVNTPLTGISSYTQMLLDGADRSDPRTTLLEKIERQTFRAAKIVNGLLNLARPAQVDAGPIDVHAVINDVLALLEHQFKGGNIQLRKELTAAAPVVNGIEHKLQQVFLNLFLNARDAMPKGGWLSIASRNDGDQVVVEVADTGSGIRAEHLSRIYDPFFTTKPTGQGTGLGLSITYGILQEHGGAISCQSTVGQGTRFVLTFPPAAATARQEKAAR is encoded by the coding sequence ATGACTTCGCCCGCTGCCGCCACCGGGTTCGGGCCGCGCTTGACGGCGTGGAGCCAGGGGAGCTTCGCCCTGGTCGTGGTGGCGTGCCTGCTGTCGCTGGCGTCGGCCAATATCTGGCTGCGCGCGAGCTGGACCGAGGCCGAGGACGGCGTGCTGTGGACGACGCGGGCCGAGGGCGTGGTCGCCGTCGAGGTGGCGCCGCTCGGTGCCGGCGCCAACGCCGGCCTCCAGGCTGGCGATCTCCTGCTCGCCATCGACGGCCGTCCGGTGGACCGGGCCGAGCAGGTCGTCGACTCGCTCCACCGGAGTCGCGCGGGCGATCGCCTGGAGTACACGGTGTTGCGCCAGGGGCAGGAAGCGCTGCGCCACCTGGCACTCCAGCCGGTGCCGCAGGGCCACCGGTCGCTCTATTTCGTGCTCGCGGGCATTGCCGTCTTCACGCTCCTCGTCGGCTGCTCGGTGCGCCTCCGCCGGCCCAGCGACCCTGCGACGCTCCACTTCTTCTGGCTGACGGTCGCGTTCTTCGGGGTGTTCGCCTTCTCGTTCAGCGGGCGGCTCGACCGGCTCGACTGGTTCTTCTACTGGGCGGACGTGGTTGCCCTGCTGGTGCTGCCGCCGCTCTTCGTCCACTTCGCGCTGGTCTTCCCGGACCGGCCGACTGCGTGGGCGCGGAGCCACGCGGGGCGCACCCTGCTGCCGTTGCTCTATCTGCCGGCGGGTGCGCTCGGCGTGGCGAAGGTCATGGCGGTGCTGCGCGGCTCGGAGAGCCCGCTGTTCACGACCGTGCTGCAGGGCCTCGACCGGCTCGAGCTGCTCCACCTGTCGGCCGGTCTCGTCGCCGGGTTCGCCATCATGGGCCGCGCGCTCGGACGCATCCGTTCGGTCACCGCGCGGCGGCAGCTCCGGTGGATCGTGTGGGGCACGGCGGTCGGCGCCGTGCCTTTCGCGCTGGCGTACCTGGCGCCCGTCGCGGCGGGCTTCGCCCCGTGGCCCGGCGTCGAATGGCTGGCGCTGGCGCTCGGCCTGGTCCCGCTGGCGTTCGCCTCGGCAGTCGTCCGGTATCGTCTGGCCGACGTCGAGGTCATCATCAAGCGCGGCGTGGTGTACGCGGTCGCGATCTCGGCCATCGCCGCCATCTACGCGGTGCTGCTCAAACTGGCCAACGAGTTCTTCTTCGCGGGCGGCGACCAGAGCCACTCGGTGATTGCCGTGCTGGCGACCCTCGTCGTGGTGCTGCTCGCGCCGCTCGTCAAGAACTCGATCCAGACCACGCTCGACCGCGCCTACTACCGGGATCGGTACGATTACCGGCGTGCGCTGCTGGGGTTCGCGCGCGACCTGAACGCCGATCTCGACATCGAGCGGCTCGCCGCGAAGCTCGTCGAGCGGGTCCGGACCACGCTGGTGCTCGATCGCATGGCTCTGCTCATCGCGCCGGCGGACGGATCGGGCGACTGGGTGCCGCTCAACGCGGAGGGCTTCGAGCCGCACCGCCGCGTTCGCGTGCCGCAGGCCACCGGGGTGGGCGGACGGCTCACCGACGGCCACATCGTGTCGCTCGACGAGCCGCAGACGCTCCGGCGTTTCGCCGCCTCGGAGGTGGCGCACTGGCGCGACCTCGGTCTGCACTACTTCGTGCCGTGCGTGTCGAAGGATCGCACGATCGCGGTGCTGGCCCTGGGCGGGAAGGAGAGTTCCGAGCCGCTGAACAGCGAAGACATGGAGCTGCTCGCGGCCGTCGCGGGGCAGGTGGCCACGGCCATCGAGAACGGCCGGCTCTATCACCAGCTGCGGGTGAAGGCCGACGAGCTGAACCGGCTGCGCGAGTTCAGCGAGAACATCATCGCGTCGCTCAACGACGGCCTGCTGGTGATGGGGCTCGACGACCGCATCGTGCGGTGGAACCCGGCGCTCGAGTCGCTCTACGGTGTGTCGCGCACCGAGGCGGCGGGGCAGCCGGTCGACGCGGTCTTCCCCGAGCCGTTCGTGACCGCGCTGCGGGCGGCCCGGCAGGAGGGGCGCGCCGGCGCCGGCGCGCTGCTCCGTGTCTCGCTCGAGTCGCGACACGCGGATGGCCCGCGGCCGCTGCTCGTCAACGTGGCGATCGCGCCCCTGCGCACGCCCGATCACGCGGTGGCCGGAACGATCGTCATCCTCGAGGACACGACGACGCGCGTCAAGCTCGAGGAGCAGCTGCAGATCTCCGAGAAGATGGCCTCGATCGGACTGCTCGCCGCGGGCGTGGCCCACGAGGTCAACACGCCGCTCACGGGCATCTCGAGCTACACGCAGATGCTGCTCGACGGCGCCGACCGATCCGATCCCAGGACGACGCTCCTCGAGAAGATCGAGCGGCAGACGTTCCGTGCGGCGAAGATCGTGAACGGACTGCTCAACCTCGCCAGGCCGGCCCAGGTCGACGCCGGGCCGATCGACGTGCACGCGGTCATCAACGACGTGCTGGCACTGCTCGAACACCAGTTCAAGGGGGGCAACATCCAGCTGCGCAAGGAGCTCACCGCGGCTGCGCCCGTCGTCAACGGCATCGAGCACAAGCTGCAGCAGGTCTTCCTCAACCTGTTCCTCAACGCGCGCGATGCCATGCCGAAGGGAGGCTGGCTGTCGATCGCCTCGCGCAACGACGGCGACCAGGTCGTGGTGGAGGTGGCCGACACGGGATCCGGCATCCGGGCCGAGCACCTGTCGCGCATCTACGATCCCTTCTTCACGACCAAGCCCACCGGCCAGGGCACGGGGCTCGGCCTGTCGATCACCTACGGGATCCTGCAGGAGCACGGCGGCGCGATCTCGTGCCAGAGCACGGTGGGACAGGGAACGCGGTTCGTCCTCACCTTCCCTCCGGCGGCGGCGACCGCGCGCCAGGAGAAGGCGGCGCGGTAG